In the genome of Myxococcus stipitatus, one region contains:
- a CDS encoding sigma-54 dependent transcriptional regulator produces MTDRPSVLVVDDKENMCHLVARILGDAYQVKTVEDGARALALIRTREFDVVVTDIRMPGADGFEVLRAIKQHAPDTEVILMTAYATVPRAVEAIKEGAYDYLSKPFDPDEVSLVVARALERKQLKAQAASLRRELNGVYGFQNLIGKSAPMRALYGLLERAASLAITVLITGETGTGKELVARAIHHHGPRKNRPFIAVNCGALPSELIESELFGHVRGAFTGAGETKAGLVEAASGGTLFLDEIGELPLAVQVKLNRMLQDKEVRRVGEATVRRVDARVITATHRDLKAEVAAGRFREDLYYRLNVFPVQLPALRERREDIPLLAMHFVQKAAKTYRLPVDGLEPEALRVLTGYSWPGNVRQLENAIERAVAITSGTRVGTSALPPEVLGESQGALSNDPLVKLPFREAVDLVRDRASRDYLIALLREFGGNVTRAAERAGMERESLHRLLKRFGLRSDDFKEA; encoded by the coding sequence GTGACGGACAGACCGAGTGTTCTCGTCGTCGATGACAAGGAGAACATGTGCCACCTCGTCGCTCGCATCCTGGGCGACGCCTATCAGGTGAAGACCGTCGAGGACGGAGCGCGTGCGCTGGCGCTCATCCGGACGCGGGAGTTCGACGTGGTGGTGACGGACATCCGCATGCCGGGAGCGGATGGCTTCGAGGTGCTCCGCGCCATCAAGCAGCACGCCCCGGACACGGAGGTCATCCTGATGACGGCCTACGCCACCGTTCCCCGAGCGGTGGAGGCCATCAAGGAAGGGGCCTATGACTATCTGTCGAAGCCGTTCGACCCGGACGAGGTCTCACTGGTCGTGGCGCGGGCACTGGAGCGCAAGCAGCTCAAGGCCCAGGCGGCCTCGCTGCGCCGGGAGTTGAATGGCGTCTACGGCTTCCAGAACCTCATCGGGAAGAGCGCGCCCATGCGGGCGCTGTATGGCTTGCTGGAGCGTGCCGCGAGCCTGGCCATCACGGTGCTCATCACGGGGGAGACGGGGACGGGCAAGGAGCTGGTGGCTCGGGCCATCCATCACCATGGACCGAGGAAGAACAGGCCATTCATCGCGGTCAACTGTGGCGCGCTCCCATCGGAGCTCATCGAGAGTGAGCTGTTCGGCCATGTCCGGGGAGCCTTCACGGGCGCGGGAGAGACCAAGGCGGGCCTCGTCGAGGCCGCTTCCGGAGGGACGCTCTTCCTGGATGAGATTGGCGAGCTGCCCCTGGCGGTCCAGGTGAAGCTCAATCGCATGCTCCAGGACAAGGAAGTACGGCGCGTGGGCGAGGCGACGGTTCGCCGCGTCGACGCGAGGGTCATCACCGCCACCCACCGCGACCTCAAGGCCGAGGTGGCCGCGGGCCGATTCCGCGAGGACCTCTACTACCGGCTGAATGTCTTTCCGGTGCAGTTGCCGGCGCTGAGAGAGCGACGCGAGGACATCCCGTTGCTGGCCATGCACTTCGTGCAGAAGGCGGCGAAGACCTACCGGCTGCCCGTGGATGGGCTGGAGCCTGAGGCCTTGCGTGTCCTGACAGGCTATTCGTGGCCAGGGAACGTGCGCCAGTTGGAGAATGCCATCGAGCGCGCGGTGGCCATCACGTCGGGGACTCGCGTGGGCACGAGTGCGCTTCCGCCCGAGGTGCTGGGTGAATCCCAGGGAGCGCTGTCGAACGACCCGCTGGTGAAGTTGCCCTTCCGGGAGGCCGTGGACCTCGTGAGGGACCGGGCGTCCCGCGACTACCTCATCGCGCTGCTGCGCGAGTTCGGGGGCAATGTGACGCGGGCGGCGGAGCGGGCGGGGATGGAGCGGGAGAGCCTCCATCGACTGCTCAAGCGCTTCGGGCTGAGGTCCGATGACTTCAAGGAGGCGTGA